From a single Nostoc edaphicum CCNP1411 genomic region:
- a CDS encoding LptA/OstA family protein, whose amino-acid sequence MMPCYQLPISQMRRFGLALMLPAALLGAFTFPTQLQTATAQTSEANRPLTIRADVQEYDAKNQVITARGNVQMLYPSRQLQATSAQAQYFSKERRIDFTGNVYILQQGGNSIRAEKVTYLIDEGRFVALPQSNRQVESIYMIQESENNAQTAAPAPQTPAFKPSN is encoded by the coding sequence ATGATGCCCTGCTATCAATTGCCCATATCACAAATGCGTCGCTTTGGATTAGCTTTAATGCTGCCAGCTGCACTCTTGGGCGCTTTTACATTCCCTACCCAACTGCAAACTGCTACTGCACAAACATCTGAAGCAAATCGCCCTTTGACTATCCGTGCTGATGTGCAAGAATATGACGCCAAAAACCAAGTAATCACCGCTCGCGGTAATGTGCAAATGTTGTATCCTTCTCGCCAACTTCAAGCAACATCTGCCCAAGCGCAGTATTTTAGTAAAGAACGCCGAATTGATTTCACGGGTAACGTCTATATTTTGCAACAGGGTGGTAATAGTATTCGGGCAGAGAAGGTAACCTATTTAATTGATGAAGGGCGATTTGTCGCTCTACCTCAATCCAACCGTCAGGTAGAGTCCATCTACATGATTCAGGAATCAGAGAATAATGCACAAACTGCGGCACCTGCCCCACAGACACCAGCATTCAAGCCTTCTAATTAG
- a CDS encoding DUF309 domain-containing protein: MSETIPQEFWQGIEQFNSGQFYACHDTLEALWIEASEPEKTFYQGILQISVALYHLENRNWRGAVILLGEGGNRLRRYPSSYGGVDVDELLSQSAALLTTLQQIGPDKITSGDLGKDQILSLPKIVLTTD, encoded by the coding sequence ATGAGCGAAACCATCCCCCAAGAGTTTTGGCAAGGCATAGAACAGTTCAATTCTGGTCAGTTCTACGCCTGTCATGACACTTTAGAGGCTTTGTGGATTGAAGCCAGCGAACCAGAAAAAACTTTTTATCAAGGTATTCTCCAAATTTCTGTAGCCCTATATCATTTGGAGAATCGGAACTGGCGAGGTGCAGTTATTCTATTGGGAGAAGGCGGCAATCGCCTACGGCGTTACCCATCTAGTTACGGTGGCGTTGATGTAGATGAACTATTGAGTCAGAGCGCAGCATTGTTGACGACATTACAACAAATAGGGCCAGATAAGATTACATCTGGCGATTTGGGAAAAGATCAAATCTTATCTTTACCTAAAATTGTGCTGACTACTGATTAG
- a CDS encoding ferredoxin thioredoxin reductase catalytic beta subunit gives MITSEHNTKSSDKSLEAMRHFSEQYAKRTGTYFCSEPSVTAVVIEGLAKHKDELGAPLCPCRHYEDKEAEVHATYWNCPCVPMRERKECHCMLFLTSDNEFAGDKQDISLETIKEVRDSMG, from the coding sequence ATGATCACATCAGAACATAACACAAAATCCAGCGATAAAAGCCTAGAGGCAATGCGGCATTTTTCCGAACAATACGCCAAGCGGACTGGAACATACTTCTGTTCTGAACCTTCTGTTACCGCAGTTGTGATTGAAGGGCTAGCCAAACATAAAGACGAACTAGGTGCGCCTTTATGTCCCTGTCGCCATTATGAAGATAAAGAGGCTGAAGTCCATGCCACGTATTGGAACTGTCCCTGTGTGCCAATGAGAGAACGCAAAGAGTGCCATTGTATGTTGTTCCTTACCTCTGACAACGAGTTTGCTGGAGACAAACAAGACATCTCTCTCGAAACAATTAAAGAAGTACGAGACAGTATGGGATGA
- a CDS encoding PEP-CTERM sorting domain-containing protein (PEP-CTERM proteins occur, often in large numbers, in the proteomes of bacteria that also encode an exosortase, a predicted intramembrane cysteine proteinase. The presence of a PEP-CTERM domain at a protein's C-terminus predicts cleavage within the sorting domain, followed by covalent anchoring to some some component of the (usually Gram-negative) cell surface. Many PEP-CTERM proteins exhibit an unusual sequence composition that includes large numbers of potential glycosylation sites. Expression of one such protein has been shown restore the ability of a bacterium to form floc, a type of biofilm.), translating into MTTSIIAKKLSTAAIGATIIVLGIGAVAQAAVLTFDDIAPIPDFTLIPNGYGGFNWDNFYYTNGSNAISRTGYDNGRVSGDYVAFNGFGNPALVSDGVFDFNSAYLTAAWNDGLSVTVEGLNSGATLYSKTVVVDTTQPTLVNFDYFGVDELRFTSFGGVEPDYLVETGGAGTQFALDNFTFNEKATSVPEPTLLPALLAIGALNAGLVLRRKQLKQS; encoded by the coding sequence ATGACCACTTCAATCATTGCGAAAAAGTTATCGACTGCTGCGATCGGAGCAACAATCATTGTTTTGGGAATAGGAGCAGTAGCACAAGCAGCTGTTTTAACATTTGATGATATAGCGCCTATTCCAGATTTCACTCTAATTCCTAACGGCTACGGTGGATTTAATTGGGATAATTTTTACTACACGAATGGCTCGAATGCTATCTCACGTACAGGTTATGACAATGGCAGAGTGTCAGGAGACTACGTTGCTTTCAACGGGTTTGGAAACCCAGCCCTAGTCAGTGATGGTGTTTTTGACTTCAACAGTGCCTATTTAACAGCTGCTTGGAATGATGGTCTTTCGGTTACTGTAGAAGGTTTAAATAGCGGTGCAACCCTGTATTCAAAAACTGTGGTTGTAGATACGACACAGCCAACTTTAGTTAATTTTGATTATTTTGGTGTTGATGAATTAAGGTTTACGTCCTTTGGTGGAGTTGAGCCAGATTATCTTGTAGAGACGGGTGGTGCCGGGACACAGTTTGCGCTAGATAACTTTACCTTTAATGAAAAAGCTACATCTGTTCCCGAACCTACATTGCTACCAGCACTACTAGCAATCGGGGCTTTAAATGCTGGTTTGGTATTAAGACGTAAACAGCTAAAGCAAAGTTAA
- a CDS encoding DUF58 domain-containing protein: protein MKIIKPITNWLETRASAPAYGGWVLAATAICFFGAGVNTMAGWLYAISGISFALLGVAAILPPRSLTGLSITRRPMQPVSAGDDLTVELEIRNQTQQPVTLLQVEDMLPFVLGKSIQKAIETIPSQGSYRWVYYHPTQRRGVYRWHTVELGSGAPLGLFWCRRQRDCAATAIVYPTVLPLSTCPLVDEMGQEESKRGDPRGRPLQTATTGLVRSLRPYRVGDPTRLIHWRTSARYGELRVRELEMVTGGQEIVIALDSASNWEEENFEQAVIAAASLYFYAQRQQLQVQLWTASTNLIKGDRFVLETLAATTALEDASPVVPKSCSLIWLTQNPLSLSTLPQGSRWVLWPNISSPAEQEVINWEHPGIVLESDRPLQPQLQKTLHSY, encoded by the coding sequence ATGAAAATCATCAAACCCATCACCAATTGGTTAGAAACCCGCGCCAGTGCCCCTGCATACGGCGGTTGGGTACTAGCAGCAACGGCGATTTGTTTTTTTGGGGCAGGTGTAAATACGATGGCTGGTTGGCTGTATGCCATTAGCGGCATCAGTTTTGCCCTTTTGGGTGTAGCAGCCATTTTACCGCCGCGATCGCTCACCGGTCTATCCATCACTCGCCGTCCTATGCAACCTGTGTCAGCAGGCGATGATCTGACTGTCGAGTTAGAAATCCGCAATCAGACACAGCAGCCTGTAACTTTGTTGCAAGTCGAGGATATGCTGCCTTTCGTTTTAGGGAAATCAATACAAAAAGCGATAGAAACAATTCCTAGTCAAGGCAGTTACCGTTGGGTATATTACCACCCTACCCAGCGCCGGGGCGTTTATCGCTGGCACACAGTCGAACTGGGTTCTGGTGCGCCTTTAGGATTGTTCTGGTGTCGCCGTCAACGTGATTGTGCAGCCACAGCGATCGTCTATCCCACAGTCTTACCTTTGTCTACCTGTCCCTTAGTAGATGAAATGGGGCAAGAAGAGAGCAAAAGGGGCGATCCTCGTGGCAGACCCTTGCAGACAGCGACAACGGGGTTGGTGCGATCGCTGCGTCCTTACCGCGTTGGAGATCCGACTCGTCTGATTCACTGGCGGACTAGCGCCCGCTATGGGGAATTAAGGGTGCGGGAGTTAGAAATGGTGACAGGTGGACAAGAAATAGTTATTGCCCTTGACAGCGCTAGCAATTGGGAAGAAGAAAACTTTGAACAAGCAGTAATTGCCGCAGCATCACTGTATTTTTATGCACAGCGACAGCAATTACAGGTGCAACTATGGACAGCATCCACAAATTTAATAAAAGGCGATCGCTTTGTACTAGAAACCTTAGCAGCAACAACCGCCCTAGAAGATGCTAGTCCAGTAGTTCCTAAAAGCTGCTCCTTGATTTGGCTGACTCAAAACCCCCTGAGTCTCTCTACTCTTCCTCAAGGTAGCCGCTGGGTTTTGTGGCCAAATATTTCCTCACCAGCAGAACAAGAAGTAATCAATTGGGAGCATCCTGGTATAGTTTTGGAAAGCGATCGCCCTCTGCAACCCCAGCTACAAAAAACATTACATTCGTATTGA